One Triplophysa rosa linkage group LG21, Trosa_1v2, whole genome shotgun sequence DNA segment encodes these proteins:
- the LOC130545351 gene encoding N-fatty-acyl-amino acid synthase/hydrolase PM20D1.1-like produces MDAIQLPTVSFSETQQNISALYEFDLLLRRVFPKVFSSNLVQHETISNYTHLFSVWGSEPDLEPYMLLAHIDVVPADEADGWDAPPFSAQELNGFIYGRGTIDNKQSVMGILQALEYLLERGYTPRRSFYIGLGHDEEVTGMQGAVNIVKLLKSRGVKLLYVLDEGLTIMDGMIDGLDGPAALIGVSEKGQATVKLSVNAAPGHSSMPPRETSIGILASAVRRLEKKRMPNLFGRGPERATFEHLAHKFGLPHRMVMANLWLFSSLLSGILEGQPDTNAFVRTTTAVTMFNSGVKINVLPPYAEAFVNFRIHSSQTVQEVLKLIESTISDKRVAVELMKGFDPLPVSSYDEHTFGYQIIKKTAKDIFPQVTVTPGICIGNTDSRHYTELSLNIYRFAPSWYKPGDSARFHGVNERIGIQNYEEIVLFYFQLIQNGDTRNLPLPHS; encoded by the exons ATGG ATGCAATTCAGCTTCCCACAGTGTCATTTTCAGAAACACAGCAGAACATCAGCGCTCTGTATGAATTTGACCTGCTACTGAGAAGAG TCTTTCCAAAGGTCTTCTCATCCAATCTGGTCCAACATGAGACGATCTCAAACTACACCCACCTGTTCTCAGTGTGGGGCAGTGAACCTGATCTGGAGCCGTACATGCTGCTGGCACACATTGATGTAGTACCGGCTGATGAGGCGGACGGGTGGGACGCTCCTCCATTCTCTGCTCAAGAGCTCAATGGCTTCATTTATGGACGAGGGACCATCGACAATAAACAGTCTGTGATG GGAATCCTTCAAGCGTTGGAATATCTCCTGGAGCGAGGTTACACCCCTCGACGAAGCTTCTACATTGGTTTGGGTCACGATGAGGAG GTGACCGGGATGCAGGGTGCAGTGAATATTGTGAAGCTTCTCAAGAGTCGTGGGGTGAAGCTTCTGTATGTTTTAGATGAAGGTCTTACTATTATGGATGGAATGATCGATGGCCTGGATGGACCTGCTGCCCT aatAGGTGTGAGTGAGAAAGGCCAGGCCACAGTAAAACTGAGTGTTAATGCTGCTCCAGGACATTCATCAATGCCTCCCAGAGAGACCAGTATTGGCATCTTGGCCTCAGCAGTCAGAAG ACTGGAGAAGAAACGGATGCCCAATCTGTTTGGTCGTGGTCCTGAACGTGCCACGTTTGAACACTTGGCACATAAG tttggCTTGCCACACAGAATGGTCATGGCTAATCTCTGGCTCTTCTCTTCACTCCTCAGCGG CATTCTGGAAGGACAGCCAGACACAAATGCCTTTGTGAGGACAACGACTGCTGTCACAATGTTTAACTCTGGTGTAAAG ATTAATGTATTGCCACCGTACGCAGAAGCCTTTGTCAATTTCCGTATCCACTCATCTCAGACGGTGCAAGAG GTTTTAAAGCTGATCGAGTCCACCATTTCTGACAAACGTGTGGCGGTAGAGCTCATGAAAGGGTTTGATCCGCTGCCTGTCAGCTCCTACGATGAGCACACATTTGGGTACCAGATCATAAAGAAAACAGCAAAGGACATTTTTCCTCAGGTCACTGTAACCCCTG GTATCTGCATTGGCAACACTGATAGCCGTCACTACACAGAACTTTCTCTGAACATTTATCGCTTTGCACCGTCGTGGTACAAACCAGGTGATTCTGCAAG ATTCCATGGCGTGAATGAGAGAATCGGCATTCAGAACTATGAGGAGATTGTGCTGTTCTACTTTCAACTCATCCAGAATGGAGACACAAGGAATTTGCCATTACCTCACTCCTAA